Proteins encoded within one genomic window of Blattabacterium cuenoti:
- the bamD gene encoding outer membrane protein assembly factor BamD — protein MKKIVFLLFLFVFNILLLFHPTGCTNNSFIKQKQNKHAFFNLEKSKSKSFLNSDSELKEEKSKSKSFLNSDSELKEEKSKSKSFLNSDSELKEEKSKSKSFLNSDSELKEEKSKSKSFLNSDSELKEEKSKSKSFLNSDSELKEEKSKSKSFLNSDSELKEEKSKSKSFLNSDSELKEEKSKSKSFLNSDSELKEEKSKSKSFLNSDSELKEEKSKSKSFLNSDSELKEEKSKSKSFLNSDSELKEEKSKSKSFLNSDSELKEEKSKSKSFLNSDSELKEEKSKSKSFLKKIKIFLKKKYPYSDSELKEEKSIENDSFKKGFNYYLSSLNFNLDQKNIHMAIDLLNQFILEFPNSSKRKKIDILLNKLLKKLEKKDYYIANLYFLMHKDYAALFSLNHFINDFPKSILKEKALYKICITKYRIAIKNKSKKNISSFLKSYHEYFQLYPNSNKRILKKIYKNLMN, from the coding sequence ATGAAAAAAATTGTTTTTTTATTGTTTTTATTTGTATTCAATATATTATTATTGTTCCATCCAACAGGATGTACTAATAATAGTTTTATAAAACAGAAACAGAATAAGCATGCTTTTTTTAATTTAGAAAAATCAAAAAGTAAAAGTTTTCTGAATTCAGATTCAGAACTAAAAGAAGAAAAATCAAAAAGTAAAAGTTTTCTGAATTCAGATTCAGAACTAAAAGAAGAAAAATCAAAAAGTAAAAGTTTTCTGAATTCAGATTCAGAACTAAAAGAAGAAAAATCAAAAAGTAAAAGTTTTCTGAATTCAGATTCAGAACTAAAAGAAGAAAAATCAAAAAGTAAAAGTTTTCTGAATTCAGATTCAGAACTAAAAGAAGAAAAATCAAAAAGTAAAAGTTTTCTGAATTCAGATTCAGAACTAAAAGAAGAAAAATCAAAAAGTAAAAGTTTTCTGAATTCAGATTCAGAACTAAAAGAAGAAAAATCAAAAAGTAAAAGTTTTCTGAATTCAGATTCAGAACTAAAAGAAGAAAAATCAAAAAGTAAAAGTTTTCTGAATTCAGATTCAGAACTAAAAGAAGAAAAATCAAAAAGTAAAAGTTTTCTGAATTCAGATTCAGAACTAAAAGAAGAAAAATCAAAAAGTAAAAGTTTTCTGAATTCAGATTCAGAACTAAAAGAAGAAAAATCAAAAAGTAAAAGTTTTCTGAATTCAGATTCAGAACTAAAAGAAGAAAAATCAAAAAGTAAAAGTTTTCTGAATTCAGATTCAGAACTAAAAGAAGAAAAATCAAAAAGTAAAAGTTTTCTGAATTCAGATTCAGAACTAAAAGAAGAAAAATCAAAAAGTAAAAGTTTTCTTAAAAAAATAAAAATTTTCTTAAAAAAGAAATATCCATATTCAGATTCAGAACTAAAAGAAGAAAAATCTATAGAAAATGATTCTTTTAAAAAGGGGTTCAATTATTATCTTTCTTCATTAAATTTTAATTTAGATCAGAAAAATATTCATATGGCTATTGATTTGCTAAATCAATTTATTCTAGAATTTCCAAATAGTTCTAAAAGAAAGAAAATAGATATTCTATTAAATAAATTGTTGAAAAAACTTGAAAAGAAAGATTATTATATAGCGAATCTGTATTTTCTTATGCATAAGGATTATGCCGCTTTGTTTTCTTTAAATCATTTCATAAATGATTTTCCTAAAAGTATTTTAAAAGAAAAAGCACTTTATAAGATTTGTATTACTAAATATAGAATAGCTATAAAAAACAAAAGTAAAAAAAATATTTCTAGTTTTCTTAAATCATATCATGAATATTTTCAATTATATCCTAATTCTAATAAAAGGATTTTGAAAAAAATTTATAAGAATTTAATGAATTAG
- a CDS encoding ferritin — MFSEIIQTELKKQLIRELESSQLYLSMASWAEYKGFDGICEFLYDHSNEERKHMLKLIRYINKRGGYAVFPNQSSSLFFKEFSLRSSLKELFQKLLEQEKEISKEINKLVELSLQEKDYFTYNFLQWYIEEQIEEEALSKMIFNQIELIGDEKVGLYLFNRDIRKNYVTNMK; from the coding sequence ATGTTTAGTGAAATAATACAAACGGAATTAAAAAAACAATTAATTAGAGAATTAGAATCTTCTCAATTATATCTATCCATGGCATCTTGGGCTGAATATAAAGGATTTGATGGAATATGTGAATTTTTATATGATCATTCAAATGAAGAAAGAAAACATATGTTAAAATTAATCAGATATATTAATAAGAGAGGAGGATATGCTGTTTTTCCCAATCAGTCATCTTCTCTTTTCTTTAAAGAATTTTCTTTACGTAGTTCTTTAAAAGAATTATTTCAAAAATTGTTGGAACAAGAAAAGGAAATTTCTAAAGAGATCAATAAACTGGTTGAACTTTCTTTACAAGAAAAGGATTATTTTACATATAATTTTTTGCAATGGTACATAGAAGAACAAATAGAAGAAGAAGCATTAAGTAAAATGATATTTAATCAAATTGAATTAATAGGAGATGAAAAAGTAGGTCTTTACTTATTTAATCGTGATATTAGGAAAAACTATGTTACTAACATGAAATAA
- the dapA gene encoding 4-hydroxy-tetrahydrodipicolinate synthase — translation MKKLYGTGVALVTPFKKDGKIDFNGLEKLIKHVGNKVNYLVVLGTTAETSTLNQEEKKEVIECIQKINYKKLPLILGVGGNDTESIIKKIKSINLSDFTAILSVSPYYNRPSQEGIYQHFKSIVNHTEANIIIYNVPKRTGSNIFPNTVIRLANDFKNIIGIKEASGNILQSYEILEKKPKDFSVISGDDFLTLPIMLGGGNGVISVIAQGFPDKIFKMISLVKKNKVNEAFTIFYEIFHMIHLIYEEGNPTGIKTLLNIMGICKSYVRLPLLSGSNTLKNKMTFFLDRFENRVN, via the coding sequence ATGAAAAAATTATATGGAACAGGTGTGGCGTTGGTTACTCCCTTTAAAAAGGATGGAAAAATAGATTTTAATGGTCTTGAAAAACTTATAAAGCATGTAGGAAATAAAGTAAACTATTTGGTAGTATTGGGAACTACAGCTGAAACTTCTACTTTAAATCAAGAAGAAAAAAAAGAAGTCATTGAATGCATTCAAAAAATAAATTACAAAAAACTTCCTTTAATATTAGGAGTTGGTGGAAACGATACTGAATCGATTATAAAAAAAATAAAAAGTATAAATTTATCAGATTTTACAGCTATTCTTTCTGTTTCCCCTTATTATAATAGACCTTCTCAAGAAGGAATTTATCAGCATTTCAAATCTATTGTGAATCATACGGAAGCAAACATTATCATTTATAATGTTCCTAAAAGAACTGGATCTAATATATTTCCAAATACTGTTATTAGATTAGCTAATGATTTTAAAAATATTATAGGAATAAAAGAAGCATCTGGAAATATATTACAATCTTATGAAATTCTTGAAAAAAAGCCGAAAGATTTCAGTGTTATTTCAGGAGATGATTTTCTTACTTTGCCTATTATGTTAGGTGGAGGAAATGGAGTTATCTCTGTAATTGCACAAGGATTTCCAGATAAAATTTTTAAAATGATATCTTTAGTTAAAAAGAACAAAGTAAATGAAGCTTTTACTATTTTTTATGAAATTTTTCATATGATTCATTTAATATATGAAGAAGGAAACCCAACGGGAATTAAAACACTTTTAAATATCATGGGAATATGTAAATCTTATGTAAGATTACCATTGTTAAGTGGATCTAATACTTTAAAAAATAAAATGACATTTTTTTTAGATAGATTTGAAAACAGAGTGAATTAA
- a CDS encoding RNA recognition motif domain-containing protein: MDNTKLYVGNLSYNMTEKELKEYFESVGEVTHAKIIFDESASSKRSKGFGFIEMSNEENAKQAIEKLNGTEFMGRNIIVSAARPRTKRDF; this comes from the coding sequence ATGGACAATACGAAATTGTACGTTGGTAATTTATCCTATAACATGACAGAAAAAGAATTAAAAGAATATTTTGAATCTGTAGGAGAAGTGACTCATGCAAAAATAATTTTTGATGAATCTGCATCAAGTAAAAGGAGTAAAGGATTTGGATTTATAGAAATGTCTAATGAAGAGAATGCAAAACAAGCTATAGAAAAATTAAATGGAACAGAATTTATGGGAAGGAATATTATTGTATCTGCTGCAAGACCAAGAACAAAAAGAGATTTTTAA
- the pncB gene encoding nicotinate phosphoribosyltransferase, with protein MNEFMTVSSLLDNDFYKFTMQNAIIKLFPLAKAKYEFINRGNHFFPKNFANILKENLQKMSKLRLSNDERTFLEKNCPYLDSTYLDFLKRYQYNPKEIYISQNGKNLKMHIEGLWSRTILWEVPLMATMSELYYQLTGKKPISDKKIFSLTKEKLKKYKELNVKIGEYGTRRRYSYQVHKLVLNLLIEGKYPFFTGSSNVHLSHIFSKKPIGTHGHEWIMFHAAKYGFKIADKIAMENWLNIYGKNLRIALSDTYTTPVFLKNFDKKLSTLFEGVRHDSGNPILFTKQMIEHYRKLKINPINKKIIFSDNLNPHKVTMISSFCKEKINPIFGIGTNFTNDVGLPSLNIVIKMVKALPEKTKKWISVVKLSNVKEKSTGNKNMIFLAKKILHIV; from the coding sequence ATGAATGAATTCATGACAGTATCATCTTTGTTAGACAATGATTTTTATAAATTTACCATGCAAAATGCTATAATAAAATTATTTCCTTTAGCAAAAGCTAAATATGAATTTATAAATAGAGGGAACCATTTTTTTCCAAAAAATTTTGCAAACATTTTAAAAGAAAATCTTCAAAAAATGTCAAAATTAAGACTTTCAAATGATGAAAGAACATTTTTAGAAAAAAATTGTCCTTATTTAGATTCCACATATTTAGATTTTCTAAAAAGATACCAATATAATCCCAAAGAAATTTATATATCACAAAATGGAAAAAATCTAAAAATGCATATTGAAGGATTATGGAGTAGAACTATATTATGGGAAGTCCCTTTAATGGCTACTATGTCGGAATTATATTATCAGTTAACAGGAAAAAAACCTATTTCAGATAAAAAAATATTTTCTTTAACAAAAGAAAAATTAAAAAAATACAAAGAACTAAATGTTAAAATTGGAGAATACGGCACAAGAAGAAGATATTCTTATCAAGTACACAAATTAGTTTTAAATCTTTTGATAGAAGGAAAATATCCTTTTTTTACAGGAAGCAGTAATGTTCATTTATCTCATATTTTTTCAAAAAAACCTATAGGAACACATGGACATGAATGGATTATGTTTCACGCAGCTAAATATGGATTTAAAATAGCAGACAAAATAGCAATGGAAAATTGGTTAAATATTTATGGAAAAAATTTAAGAATTGCTCTATCTGATACATATACCACTCCAGTTTTTTTAAAAAACTTTGACAAAAAATTATCAACTCTTTTTGAAGGCGTTAGACATGATAGTGGAAATCCTATTCTGTTTACAAAACAAATGATAGAACATTACAGAAAATTGAAAATCAATCCTATTAATAAAAAAATTATCTTTTCAGATAATTTAAATCCACATAAAGTAACTATGATTTCTTCTTTTTGCAAAGAAAAAATCAATCCTATTTTTGGAATAGGAACTAATTTTACTAATGATGTAGGACTTCCTTCTCTAAATATAGTTATTAAAATGGTAAAAGCACTTCCAGAAAAAACAAAAAAATGGATATCCGTTGTTAAACTTTCTAATGTAAAGGAAAAATCTACAGGAAATAAAAATATGATTTTTTTAGCTAAAAAAATTCTTCATATTGTATAA
- the miaB gene encoding tRNA (N6-isopentenyl adenosine(37)-C2)-methylthiotransferase MiaB encodes MDNHNINNFSYNKNKKKNKKEEILQLQKTYIESYGCQMNISDNEIIASFLLKKNFSITNNLEEANIILINTCFIRKKAELTLKYRLQNLKYLKLKKKPPLFGILGCISKHIKKLDKENIVDFVIPPDSYRKIPDIIFLVKKKKEYSQILSQKINETYADITPYQLNKEKKVTSFISITRGCDNMCTFCVVPFTRGRERSSDPDSILRECKKLYDKGYKEVTLLGQNVDSYLWVGSNLLKKQIYKIRNNKNFIDFSMLLDLLAKEIPLMRIRFSTSNPHDMSENVIKVISKHSNICKHIHLPVQSGSNKILKLMNRKYTCESYISLIKKIRSIIPQCSISHDIMTGFCNENEEDHQKTISLMNNVKYNYGYMFSYSHRPGTYAYKKFKDNVPEYIKKRRLKEIIDLQKNHSIFHMKEYIGKIQEVLIEGVSKKRDQDWYGRNTQNTVVVFPKINKKKIGDIVHLKITNYTSATLIGNII; translated from the coding sequence ATGGATAATCATAATATCAATAATTTTTCTTATAATAAGAATAAGAAAAAGAATAAAAAGGAAGAAATATTACAATTACAAAAAACTTATATAGAAAGTTATGGGTGTCAGATGAATATTTCTGATAATGAAATTATAGCTTCTTTTTTGTTGAAAAAAAATTTTTCTATTACAAATAATTTAGAAGAAGCAAATATTATACTCATAAATACCTGTTTTATTCGGAAAAAAGCAGAATTAACTTTAAAATATAGATTACAAAATCTAAAATATTTGAAATTAAAAAAAAAACCTCCATTATTTGGAATTTTAGGATGCATATCAAAACATATAAAAAAATTGGACAAAGAGAATATTGTAGATTTTGTTATTCCTCCAGATTCTTATAGAAAAATACCAGATATTATCTTTTTGGTTAAAAAGAAAAAAGAATATTCACAAATACTCTCTCAAAAAATAAATGAAACTTATGCAGATATAACTCCATATCAATTAAATAAAGAAAAGAAAGTAACATCATTTATAAGTATTACAAGAGGATGTGATAATATGTGTACATTTTGTGTAGTTCCTTTTACGAGAGGAAGAGAAAGAAGTAGTGATCCTGACTCCATTCTTAGAGAATGTAAAAAATTATATGACAAAGGATATAAAGAGGTAACTCTTTTAGGTCAAAATGTAGATTCTTATCTATGGGTTGGAAGTAATTTATTGAAAAAACAAATTTACAAAATTAGAAATAACAAAAACTTTATAGACTTTTCTATGCTATTAGATTTGTTAGCAAAAGAAATCCCTCTTATGAGAATTCGTTTTTCTACATCTAATCCTCATGATATGTCTGAAAATGTTATAAAAGTAATATCAAAACATTCAAATATATGTAAACATATTCATTTACCAGTTCAATCAGGAAGTAATAAAATATTAAAACTAATGAATAGAAAATATACTTGTGAAAGTTATATATCTTTAATAAAAAAAATTAGATCCATAATCCCTCAATGTTCTATTTCACACGATATTATGACTGGATTTTGTAATGAAAATGAAGAAGATCATCAAAAAACTATTAGTTTAATGAACAATGTTAAGTATAATTATGGATATATGTTTTCTTATTCTCACAGACCTGGAACTTATGCATATAAAAAATTTAAAGATAATGTTCCAGAATATATAAAAAAAAGACGTTTAAAAGAAATCATTGATTTACAAAAAAATCATTCTATTTTTCATATGAAAGAATATATAGGAAAAATACAAGAAGTTTTAATAGAAGGAGTTTCCAAAAAAAGAGATCAAGATTGGTATGGAAGAAATACTCAAAATACTGTAGTAGTATTTCCTAAGATTAATAAAAAAAAAATAGGAGATATAGTTCATCTAAAAATAACAAATTATACTTCTGCAACATTAATAGGAAATATAATTTAA
- a CDS encoding sigma 54-interacting transcriptional regulator, producing the protein MESIHKIKQKFNIIGNDSALNRALEKAIQIAPTDISVLILGENGVGKEFIPKIIHSFSHRKHCSYITVNCGALPEGTIDSELFGHEKGSFTGATSMRKGYFEVANGGTIFLDEVGELPLTTQVRLLRILESGEFIKVGASQVQKTNFRVVSATNSSMSDSIQKGKFREDLYYRLNTVQIIVPPLRCRKNDIQLLLKKFSNDFSEKYQMPSIKFTEESMKYLENYSWPGNIRQLKNLVEQISVVETKREISVEKLKEYIPENIPSLSFHHSTINNEYFFKNFSNEKDLVYKVLFDMQKNFNDLKILTLQLIKNNKNTNFIENNQQLMEKVFGKMIHHSDSDDSLFLEDSSKLSTHNNNDLDFEEIEEDDHNTSKNKKNSNFSLQKKEIEFIQKALIKNSGKRKMTAKELGISERTLYRKIKQYGL; encoded by the coding sequence ATGGAATCTATCCATAAGATAAAACAAAAATTTAATATTATTGGAAATGATTCTGCTTTGAATAGAGCTTTAGAAAAAGCAATTCAAATTGCTCCAACTGATATTTCAGTATTGATTCTTGGAGAAAATGGAGTTGGAAAAGAATTTATTCCAAAAATTATTCATTCTTTTTCTCACAGAAAACATTGTTCTTATATTACTGTAAATTGTGGAGCTCTTCCAGAAGGAACAATTGATAGTGAATTATTTGGACATGAAAAAGGTTCTTTTACAGGAGCTACAAGTATGAGAAAAGGTTATTTTGAAGTAGCAAACGGAGGAACAATTTTTTTGGATGAAGTAGGAGAACTTCCTTTAACAACACAAGTACGTCTTCTTCGTATTTTAGAATCAGGAGAATTTATAAAAGTAGGGGCTTCTCAAGTACAAAAAACAAATTTTCGAGTAGTATCTGCCACTAATTCAAGTATGTCGGATTCTATTCAAAAAGGAAAATTTAGAGAAGATTTGTATTATCGTCTTAACACAGTACAAATTATTGTTCCACCTTTAAGGTGTAGGAAAAATGATATTCAATTATTATTGAAAAAATTTTCAAATGATTTTTCTGAAAAATATCAAATGCCATCCATAAAATTTACTGAAGAATCTATGAAATATTTGGAAAATTATTCTTGGCCAGGAAATATAAGGCAATTAAAAAATCTTGTAGAACAAATATCTGTAGTAGAAACAAAACGAGAAATTTCTGTGGAAAAACTAAAAGAGTATATTCCAGAAAATATTCCTTCGTTATCTTTTCATCATTCAACAATAAATAACGAATATTTTTTTAAAAATTTTTCTAATGAAAAAGATTTGGTTTATAAAGTTTTATTTGATATGCAAAAAAACTTTAATGACTTAAAAATTTTAACATTACAATTGATAAAAAACAATAAAAATACTAATTTTATAGAAAATAATCAACAACTTATGGAAAAAGTATTCGGAAAAATGATTCATCATTCAGATTCAGATGACTCTCTTTTTCTAGAAGATTCTTCAAAATTATCCACTCATAATAACAATGATTTAGATTTTGAAGAAATAGAAGAAGATGATCACAATACATCTAAAAATAAAAAAAATTCTAATTTTTCTTTACAAAAGAAAGAAATAGAATTTATTCAAAAGGCTTTGATAAAAAATAGTGGAAAAAGAAAAATGACTGCAAAAGAATTAGGAATTTCAGAAAGAACATTATATAGAAAAATAAAACAATATGGATTGTAG
- the secG gene encoding preprotein translocase subunit SecG: protein MKHIYSTMFGFLIILMCILLIVVILIQNPKKESISQSFMEKNFRFFGIKRTNTFLERITWILSIFIVFLTLFFNFLLKLKK, encoded by the coding sequence ATGAAACATATATATTCAACAATGTTTGGATTTTTAATCATTTTAATGTGTATTCTTCTTATTGTAGTAATTTTAATTCAAAATCCTAAAAAAGAAAGTATTTCTCAATCTTTTATGGAAAAAAATTTTAGATTTTTTGGAATAAAAAGAACAAATACTTTTTTGGAAAGAATTACTTGGATATTATCTATTTTCATAGTTTTTTTAACTTTGTTTTTCAATTTTTTGTTAAAATTAAAAAAATAA
- a CDS encoding co-chaperone GroES — MVEVKIKPLADRVLVQPDPAETKTASGIIIPDTAKEKPQKGTIIAVGNGKKNEPMVLKKGDRVLYGKYSGTELKWEGEEYLIMRESDVIAII, encoded by the coding sequence ATGGTGGAAGTTAAGATTAAACCTTTGGCAGATCGTGTTCTTGTACAACCAGATCCTGCTGAAACAAAAACAGCTTCAGGAATTATTATTCCTGATACAGCAAAAGAGAAACCACAAAAAGGAACTATAATAGCTGTTGGAAATGGAAAAAAAAATGAACCTATGGTTCTGAAAAAAGGAGATAGAGTTTTATATGGAAAATATTCAGGGACTGAATTAAAATGGGAAGGAGAAGAATATTTAATCATGAGAGAATCTGATGTAATTGCAATCATATAA
- the groL gene encoding chaperonin GroEL (60 kDa chaperone family; promotes refolding of misfolded polypeptides especially under stressful conditions; forms two stacked rings of heptamers to form a barrel-shaped 14mer; ends can be capped by GroES; misfolded proteins enter the barrel where they are refolded when GroES binds), with protein sequence MAKDIKFDIEARDKLKKGVDALANAVKVTLGPKGRNVVLQKSFGGPQVTKDGVSVAKEIELEDSIENLGAQMVKEVASKTNDVAGDGTTTATVLAQAIVREGLKNVAAGANPMDLKRGIDKALEVVILDLRKQSREVGGNTEKIKQVASISANNDEKTGALIADAFEKVGKEGVITVEEAKGTDTSVDVVEGMQFDRGYQSPYFVTNTEKMITEFDQPQILLSDKKIAAMKDLLPILEPVAQSGKPLLIISEEVEGEALATLVVNKIRGTLKVAAIKAPGFGDRRKAMLEDIAILTGGTVISDETGSKLEDVKLNMLGKAERVIIDKDNTTIVNGGGSKKEIRARVEQIKAQIESTTSDYDKEKLQERLAKLAGGVAVLYVGAASEVEMKEKKDRVDDALNATRAAVEEGIVAGGGVALVRAIKSLDNISGDNSDQDTGIQIVRRSLEEPLRQIVANAGGEGSVVVSKVAEGKGDFGYDAKIGEYKNMIVEGIIDPTKVARVALENAASVSGMLLTTECVVTEIKKEEPNTPPMPGAGGGGMGGMM encoded by the coding sequence ATGGCAAAAGATATTAAATTTGATATTGAAGCAAGAGACAAATTAAAAAAAGGTGTAGATGCATTAGCAAATGCTGTTAAAGTTACTTTGGGACCAAAAGGTAGAAACGTAGTTCTTCAAAAATCTTTTGGTGGACCACAAGTTACTAAAGATGGAGTTTCTGTCGCAAAAGAAATTGAATTAGAAGATTCCATAGAAAATCTTGGAGCTCAAATGGTTAAAGAAGTAGCTTCTAAAACAAATGATGTCGCAGGGGATGGAACAACTACTGCTACGGTATTAGCTCAAGCTATTGTAAGAGAGGGATTAAAAAATGTAGCAGCTGGAGCAAATCCAATGGATTTAAAAAGAGGAATAGATAAAGCATTAGAAGTTGTTATCTTAGATTTGAGAAAACAATCTAGAGAAGTAGGAGGAAATACAGAAAAAATAAAACAAGTAGCTTCTATATCTGCAAATAATGATGAAAAAACTGGAGCATTAATAGCGGATGCTTTTGAAAAAGTAGGAAAAGAAGGAGTTATTACTGTAGAAGAAGCGAAAGGAACAGATACATCTGTAGATGTCGTAGAAGGAATGCAGTTTGATAGAGGGTATCAATCTCCCTACTTTGTGACAAATACTGAAAAAATGATAACGGAATTTGATCAACCACAAATTCTATTATCAGATAAGAAAATTGCTGCAATGAAAGATCTTCTTCCCATATTAGAACCTGTAGCACAATCTGGAAAACCTTTGCTTATCATTTCTGAAGAAGTAGAAGGAGAGGCATTGGCAACATTAGTTGTCAATAAAATACGTGGAACATTAAAAGTAGCAGCAATAAAAGCTCCCGGATTTGGAGATAGAAGAAAAGCAATGCTAGAAGACATTGCTATTCTAACAGGAGGAACTGTTATTTCTGATGAAACGGGAAGTAAATTGGAAGATGTTAAACTAAATATGCTTGGAAAAGCAGAAAGAGTTATTATTGATAAAGATAATACTACTATTGTGAATGGAGGTGGAAGTAAAAAAGAAATAAGAGCTAGAGTTGAGCAAATAAAAGCTCAAATAGAATCTACTACATCTGATTATGATAAAGAAAAATTGCAAGAACGTCTTGCTAAATTGGCTGGTGGAGTAGCTGTTCTTTATGTAGGTGCTGCTTCAGAAGTAGAAATGAAAGAAAAAAAAGATCGTGTAGATGATGCATTAAATGCTACTCGTGCTGCTGTAGAAGAAGGAATTGTAGCAGGAGGTGGAGTTGCTTTGGTACGTGCTATAAAATCATTAGATAATATTAGTGGAGACAATTCAGATCAAGATACTGGTATACAAATAGTTAGAAGATCTTTAGAAGAACCTCTACGTCAAATAGTAGCTAATGCTGGAGGAGAAGGATCTGTTGTTGTTTCTAAAGTCGCTGAAGGAAAAGGAGACTTTGGTTATGATGCTAAAATTGGAGAATATAAAAATATGATTGTAGAAGGAATTATAGATCCTACTAAAGTTGCTCGAGTTGCATTAGAAAATGCTGCGTCAGTATCAGGTATGTTATTAACAACTGAATGTGTTGTAACAGAGATCAAAAAAGAAGAACCAAACACACCTCCAATGCCTGGAGCTGGCGGTGGTGGAATGGGAGGAATGATGTAG
- a CDS encoding KdsC family phosphatase, translated as MNDINTFIFDVDGVLTNCSLNLFPDGNMVRQMFAKDGYAMQLAKKKGYNLCIITRGSDLMVFRRLRRLDIRYIYQGVDNKKKYLDEYCNILNITKKKILYMGDDIPDIEIMKSVALPCSPIDAVQEVKEISKYISPKEGGKGCVRDVIEQTLKVQRNWL; from the coding sequence ATGAATGATATTAATACTTTTATATTTGATGTAGATGGAGTGTTAACTAATTGTAGTTTAAATTTATTTCCTGACGGAAACATGGTTCGTCAAATGTTTGCTAAAGATGGATATGCAATGCAATTAGCAAAAAAAAAAGGATATAATTTGTGTATTATAACGAGAGGATCAGATTTGATGGTATTTAGGCGTTTAAGAAGACTTGATATTCGTTATATTTATCAAGGAGTTGATAATAAAAAAAAATATTTGGATGAGTATTGTAATATATTAAATATTACTAAGAAAAAAATTCTTTATATGGGAGATGATATTCCAGATATTGAAATTATGAAGTCTGTAGCTTTGCCATGTTCTCCAATAGATGCTGTTCAAGAAGTAAAAGAAATATCTAAATATATTTCTCCAAAAGAAGGTGGAAAAGGTTGTGTAAGAGATGTAATAGAACAAACTTTGAAAGTTCAAAGAAATTGGTTATAA
- a CDS encoding DUF3276 family protein: MEEKEKENLKERNEICSRTLKTGSRTYFFDARETRAGDYYLTITESKKNFSETGEITYKKHKIYLYKEDFSKFQSILDDMIRFIINEKGREVISERHQKDFKNHTFHQEMKDVQKKTSKIKNFTNINFEDI, translated from the coding sequence ATGGAAGAAAAAGAAAAAGAAAATCTTAAAGAAAGAAATGAAATTTGTTCACGTACTCTAAAAACTGGAAGTCGAACATACTTTTTTGACGCGAGAGAAACGAGAGCAGGAGATTATTATTTAACTATTACTGAAAGTAAGAAAAATTTTTCTGAAACAGGAGAAATAACTTATAAAAAACACAAAATTTATTTGTATAAAGAAGATTTTTCTAAATTTCAAAGTATTCTTGATGATATGATTCGATTTATTATAAATGAAAAAGGAAGAGAAGTCATTTCAGAACGTCATCAAAAAGATTTTAAAAATCATACATTTCATCAAGAAATGAAAGATGTTCAAAAAAAAACATCAAAAATAAAAAATTTTACAAATATTAATTTTGAAGATATTTAG